The following proteins are encoded in a genomic region of Mahella australiensis 50-1 BON:
- a CDS encoding FAD-dependent oxidoreductase, which translates to MRGVLIVGGGIAGCTAADMLAQSHIPVYIVDKSKNIGGKAINYGCKATDTCLKCNMCLTQDIWQSVNDNRYIDIMTGADVLSCQGDKGDYRVMIRLDDGLEREINVAYIIVAIGFQPYDLKNKGFFGYGLYKNVLGGLDMEQLLKQRTPETLPFINPSIKKLAFLQCVGSRDVQDKAPYCSKVCCAYALRMGQTIHYYYPDIKITYFYMDIQEVGGVFSDYYDKLVKNGFRFVLSRPVMVEQADDGGLEVIHEDLAKASVVREKFDMVILSQGIRPADDIDYIADVFGLGYDANGFLKGIGRWSETGIYLAGAAKGPMNIADSMADARRVAMEIITDYRIAAVASGVM; encoded by the coding sequence GTGAGAGGTGTATTGATAGTGGGCGGCGGCATAGCCGGTTGTACGGCGGCCGATATGCTGGCCCAGTCTCATATTCCCGTCTATATCGTAGATAAGAGCAAAAATATCGGAGGCAAAGCAATAAATTACGGTTGCAAGGCCACCGATACCTGCCTTAAGTGCAATATGTGCCTTACACAGGATATTTGGCAAAGCGTTAACGATAATCGCTATATCGACATTATGACCGGAGCCGACGTGTTGTCATGTCAAGGTGACAAGGGCGATTATAGGGTGATGATAAGGCTGGATGACGGACTGGAGCGCGAGATAAACGTGGCGTATATAATAGTGGCTATAGGATTTCAGCCTTATGACCTTAAAAACAAAGGATTTTTTGGCTACGGGCTTTACAAGAACGTATTGGGTGGGTTGGACATGGAACAGCTATTGAAGCAGCGCACGCCGGAAACATTGCCATTTATAAACCCATCGATAAAAAAGCTGGCATTTTTACAATGCGTCGGTTCGAGAGATGTGCAGGACAAAGCGCCGTATTGCTCAAAGGTATGCTGTGCTTATGCATTGCGCATGGGGCAAACCATTCATTATTATTATCCGGATATAAAGATTACCTATTTTTATATGGATATACAAGAGGTAGGCGGTGTGTTTTCAGATTATTACGACAAATTGGTGAAGAATGGTTTCAGATTCGTATTGTCCCGGCCGGTTATGGTGGAACAGGCCGACGACGGCGGGCTGGAGGTTATACACGAGGATCTGGCCAAAGCGTCGGTGGTGAGGGAGAAATTCGATATGGTCATATTATCGCAGGGCATAAGGCCGGCCGATGATATCGATTATATAGCCGATGTATTCGGTTTGGGATACGATGCCAACGGCTTTCTCAAGGGCATAGGCCGTTGGTCCGAAACCGGCATATATCTTGCCGGTGCCGCCAAAGGGCCTATGAATATAGCCGATAGCATGGCCGATGCCAGGAGAGTAGCTATGGAGATCATAACGGATTATCGGATAGCCGCTGTTGCGTCGGGAGTGATGTGA
- a CDS encoding hydrogenase iron-sulfur subunit has protein sequence MQHRILIIGNGDDAAVAARAAAAVGMEALVIGEGAFPIADDRITYKDGWTLKHIEGQIGAFEAVFDTNDGEQTETVSSIIAATGADMVPCSLMNSAGDKAVSFKDLPALLNAKEYTLPMAVVFIQDADVDDGQWVSAIGIDLARQVGKMWGCDIYYLCRFIRGSHFEVENAYRMARAEGVVFIKYSKDSLAVMPLNGKTMVNFNDYTQDIAIQADIVAMSDVLKPQAQTSSLAQKLGIGVNPEGFFQYDNAYYPFTATNRRGVYVIGACKGPAGLNDVNGDAAYTALDIKIQLDDLRQAAEVIAEINPFKCSLCLTCLRFCPHGALHVSDDMPSMAVYDMACQGCGICGAVCPAEAINLADNGKRLMKEGSGQKRLKVYCCKNSAKKALDAINMVAQLPQGMELAEMPCSGSIKPEELVDDLYAGFQRILILACYSDACRHVNGNTDMRRQMKALQDTLADMGIAQDSIVVMDVAGPSPDDVLEKINSAYNAIGLEVAL, from the coding sequence ATGCAGCATAGAATATTGATTATAGGCAACGGAGATGACGCCGCTGTGGCGGCCAGAGCTGCAGCCGCTGTTGGAATGGAGGCGCTGGTTATAGGGGAGGGCGCATTTCCTATAGCCGATGACAGAATAACATATAAGGACGGTTGGACGCTAAAGCATATAGAAGGCCAGATAGGCGCGTTTGAAGCGGTCTTTGACACAAATGACGGGGAACAGACTGAAACCGTATCGTCTATAATAGCGGCTACGGGCGCGGATATGGTACCATGTTCATTGATGAATTCGGCTGGCGATAAGGCGGTATCGTTCAAGGATTTACCGGCGTTGTTAAATGCTAAAGAGTATACATTGCCAATGGCAGTAGTCTTTATACAGGATGCCGATGTAGATGACGGGCAATGGGTCAGCGCTATAGGTATAGACTTGGCCAGACAGGTTGGAAAAATGTGGGGCTGCGACATATACTATCTTTGCCGATTCATACGCGGCTCTCATTTCGAGGTCGAGAACGCTTACCGCATGGCCAGGGCCGAAGGCGTAGTCTTTATAAAATATAGCAAGGATTCACTCGCCGTAATGCCTTTGAATGGGAAAACAATGGTAAACTTTAATGACTATACACAGGATATAGCTATACAAGCAGACATAGTTGCCATGTCGGATGTGTTGAAGCCGCAAGCTCAGACGTCGTCGTTGGCTCAAAAGCTTGGCATAGGCGTTAATCCAGAGGGATTCTTTCAATATGATAACGCGTATTATCCGTTTACCGCGACCAACCGCAGAGGCGTATATGTAATCGGAGCATGCAAAGGCCCGGCCGGCTTAAACGATGTGAACGGCGATGCTGCTTACACCGCATTGGATATAAAGATTCAACTAGACGACCTTCGGCAAGCCGCCGAGGTGATAGCTGAGATAAATCCGTTCAAGTGCTCGCTGTGCCTTACATGCCTTAGATTTTGCCCTCATGGGGCGCTGCATGTGAGCGATGACATGCCGTCCATGGCGGTATACGATATGGCATGCCAAGGCTGTGGCATATGCGGGGCCGTATGCCCGGCTGAAGCCATAAACCTGGCTGATAACGGCAAAAGGCTTATGAAAGAAGGCAGCGGTCAAAAACGCTTAAAGGTGTATTGTTGTAAGAATTCTGCTAAAAAGGCACTGGATGCAATAAATATGGTCGCCCAATTGCCTCAGGGAATGGAGCTGGCCGAGATGCCATGCTCGGGCAGCATAAAGCCTGAGGAACTGGTCGATGACCTGTATGCAGGATTTCAGCGCATACTGATACTGGCCTGCTACAGCGACGCCTGCCGGCATGTTAACGGCAATACCGATATGCGTCGCCAGATGAAGGCGTTGCAGGACACATTGGCCGATATGGGTATAGCACAGGATAGTATAGTGGTCATGGATGTAGCCGGCCCGTCGCCGGATGATGTGTTAGAGAAAATAAATTCAGCTTATAATGCTATCGGGTTGGAGGTGGCGCTATGA
- a CDS encoding methylenetetrahydrofolate reductase C-terminal domain-containing protein, translating into MIIGQEKPVTELLDMIKPYKRVLVLGCGTCTTVSLAGGEKEAEFISALIRLNAAKAGRDVTATTETVKRQCEWEFLDDIADLIEQADAVLSFACGVGVQAIAERYPDKVVLPGVNTKFMGMPIDTGVFQVRCAGCGNCILDKRGGICPIARCSKSLLNGPCGGAEDGKCEVNPEIDCAWYLIYNRLKAIGRLDDMKQFFEPKDWSYGRHGGARKLRKEGIAL; encoded by the coding sequence ATGATAATCGGACAGGAGAAACCCGTAACCGAATTGTTGGATATGATAAAGCCATATAAGAGGGTACTGGTGTTGGGATGCGGGACATGTACAACTGTATCCCTCGCCGGCGGCGAGAAAGAGGCCGAATTCATATCGGCGCTCATAAGGCTCAACGCGGCAAAAGCAGGCCGGGATGTCACGGCGACCACCGAAACCGTAAAGAGGCAATGCGAGTGGGAGTTTTTAGACGATATAGCCGACCTTATAGAACAAGCCGATGCGGTGCTGTCGTTTGCCTGCGGCGTGGGCGTGCAGGCTATAGCCGAACGCTATCCGGACAAGGTCGTGCTGCCGGGCGTCAATACCAAATTCATGGGTATGCCCATAGATACTGGAGTATTTCAGGTGCGCTGTGCCGGATGCGGCAATTGCATACTGGATAAAAGGGGCGGCATATGCCCGATAGCCCGCTGCTCCAAGAGCCTGCTCAACGGTCCGTGCGGTGGTGCCGAAGACGGCAAATGCGAGGTAAATCCAGAAATAGATTGCGCCTGGTATCTCATATACAACCGCTTGAAAGCTATAGGCCGCTTGGACGATATGAAACAATTCTTCGAACCGAAGGACTGGTCTTACGGCCGCCACGGCGGTGCAAGAAAACTGCGCAAGGAGGGGATAGCCTTATGA
- a CDS encoding methylenetetrahydrofolate reductase translates to MTALSHLQAVLKQGHFAVTAEIGPPMSANVNLVRQKAGYYKGYVDAANITDNQSAVVRMSSIATAAIVQQEGVETVFQMTCRDRNRIALQSDILGAAGLGLKNLLCLSGDHQSFGNDPQAKNVYDLDSIQLIHTVKGMRDDKRFINGKEIKTEPQMFIGAAAHPFAQPTELYLISMGKKIAAGVQFFQTQAIFDVEGFGDWMKAVREMGYHKQAYILAGIIPIKTARSLKIMNDTVAGIRIPPDLIKRMDSADNQEEEGMRITLEIIEAVRKIDGVAGIHLMPVSSEQITPVVVQRAGLYPRPQAEVQ, encoded by the coding sequence ATGACGGCGTTAAGCCATCTTCAAGCTGTGCTGAAGCAGGGCCATTTTGCTGTTACCGCCGAGATAGGGCCGCCCATGAGCGCCAATGTGAATCTCGTCAGGCAGAAGGCCGGTTATTACAAGGGTTATGTCGACGCCGCTAATATAACCGATAATCAGAGCGCCGTGGTGCGCATGTCCAGCATAGCCACCGCTGCCATAGTACAGCAGGAGGGCGTGGAAACGGTGTTTCAGATGACCTGCCGCGACCGCAATAGGATAGCGTTGCAGAGCGATATATTGGGTGCAGCCGGCCTGGGACTAAAGAATTTATTATGCTTATCTGGCGACCATCAGAGTTTCGGCAACGATCCTCAGGCCAAAAACGTCTATGATCTGGATTCCATACAGCTAATCCATACGGTCAAGGGCATGAGGGATGACAAGCGGTTTATAAACGGCAAGGAAATAAAAACCGAACCGCAAATGTTTATAGGCGCCGCGGCTCATCCGTTTGCTCAGCCGACCGAACTTTACCTGATAAGCATGGGCAAAAAAATAGCGGCCGGGGTACAATTTTTCCAAACCCAGGCTATATTCGATGTGGAGGGCTTCGGCGATTGGATGAAAGCCGTAAGGGAGATGGGGTACCATAAACAGGCTTATATATTGGCCGGTATTATCCCCATAAAGACGGCTAGAAGCCTTAAGATAATGAACGATACGGTGGCCGGCATACGCATACCGCCCGACCTTATAAAACGCATGGATTCGGCCGATAATCAGGAAGAAGAGGGCATGCGCATAACGCTGGAGATCATCGAGGCTGTGCGTAAAATCGATGGAGTGGCGGGTATTCATCTTATGCCGGTCAGTTCCGAGCAGATAACACCCGTCGTGGTACAAAGGGCCGGGCTGTATCCCAGGCCACAGGCGGAGGTGCAATAA
- a CDS encoding 4Fe-4S dicluster domain-containing protein, with product MIETINSQFKEIVSSMPGGVNLNLCYACGACTAVCPVSRIAEEFNPRKIIRMVLLGLKDEVLSGHEIWLCYQCHACMTRCPQDVRFTEIIKALRRLAVAEGYATQEFADKVEDIDAFSKILRKELVKGLYDGDLDESKAAMLERIKDV from the coding sequence ATGATAGAAACAATTAATTCACAATTTAAGGAAATAGTATCGTCCATGCCAGGCGGCGTAAACCTTAACCTTTGTTACGCCTGCGGCGCGTGCACTGCTGTATGCCCGGTCAGTCGGATAGCAGAGGAGTTTAATCCCAGAAAGATTATACGCATGGTATTGCTCGGATTAAAGGATGAGGTGTTATCCGGCCATGAAATATGGCTGTGTTATCAATGCCATGCTTGTATGACGCGCTGTCCACAGGACGTGAGGTTTACCGAGATCATAAAGGCATTGCGCCGCTTGGCGGTGGCCGAGGGCTATGCTACGCAGGAGTTTGCCGATAAGGTAGAAGATATAGACGCATTTTCGAAAATATTGCGTAAAGAATTGGTAAAAGGGCTCTATGACGGTGATCTGGACGAATCAAAGGCTGCAATGCTCGAACGGATAAAGGATGTATAG
- a CDS encoding CoB--CoM heterodisulfide reductase iron-sulfur subunit A family protein: MSKPVMVVGGGIAGIQASLDLAEMGIPVYLVESQPSIGGRMAQLDKTFPTNDCSTCILAPKMSSCANHPLIKIYSYSELKDIRGQAGDFTAIVTKKARYVDEDACNGCRQCLDVCPQYVDDDFNMGIDQRKAIYMLFQQGIPNVATIDDRFCRFLNRDKNDKCGRCARICPRKAIRYGQRDKDIELEVGAVILATGYDAFEAELKPEYGYGSYRNVVTSMEYERIMSASGPYGGHIKRPDGKEPKRIAFLQCVSSRDAKCNREYCSSVCCMYAMKEAVITREHIKSVEDLSIYYMDMRAFGKDFERYYENAKKQGINFVRSRVAEIVEDSDTHNLKLYAVDEQGSVSEDEFDMVVLSVGLVPRPDVVELCQRAGIKTDRYGFVYAGSMAPIQTTREGVLACGVLTGPKDIPETVYEASGAASLAAQLVKDLTGPEIPKPEEVPMRDIGRERPRIGVFVCHCGTNIAGVVDVKAAAEYARTLPYVEYVDDTMYACAADTQGFIADMIKEHNLNRVVVASCTPRTHEPLFQDVLRKSGLNPYLFTMVNIRDQCSWVHMDYPEEATEKAKDLIRMAVAKAYYAQPLQQQVLPKDSSALVIGGGLAGMTSALSLAKQGYKVYLVEKEPVLGGNARLMNMSARGRSFEQYMDELTESVYDHPYITVLTSAHISGVEGYVGNFVTTMQKGRDTIKLNHGVIIVAVGANEAVPTEYLYGQHPAVMTQLKLERQIKHHVDDFKGKRVVMIQCVGSREPQRPYCSRVCCTQAVKNALYLKEMDPTIQITILYREMRTYGMNELYYEKARRLGVDFVRYDVDDKPRVTVDEDDLNKVNVEFYEHLIGRTLKIKADYLILSAAIEADRESNAELSKMLKVPINQDGFFLEAHMKLRPVEFATDGIFLCGMAHAPKNADEVIAQAQGAAARAASILAKEYITTDGMVAKVNRFLCVACGICESICPYKAIAVDPQLHVAVVNAALCKGCGLCAATCRPGAVDLQGFDDNEILAQLDALYNW, translated from the coding sequence ATGAGCAAACCCGTAATGGTGGTAGGAGGCGGCATAGCCGGCATACAGGCATCGCTGGATTTGGCAGAAATGGGCATACCGGTATATCTGGTCGAAAGTCAGCCTTCCATAGGAGGGCGAATGGCCCAATTGGACAAGACATTCCCGACAAATGATTGTTCGACATGTATATTGGCGCCCAAAATGAGCAGCTGTGCCAATCACCCGCTTATAAAGATATACTCATACAGCGAATTAAAGGACATAAGGGGCCAAGCCGGAGATTTCACCGCTATAGTAACCAAAAAGGCGCGTTATGTAGACGAAGATGCCTGCAACGGTTGCCGCCAGTGCTTGGACGTGTGTCCGCAATATGTCGATGATGATTTCAATATGGGCATCGACCAGCGCAAAGCGATATATATGCTATTTCAGCAGGGCATACCGAACGTGGCCACCATCGACGATAGATTCTGCAGATTCTTGAACAGGGATAAAAACGATAAGTGCGGGCGATGCGCCAGGATATGCCCGCGCAAGGCCATAAGGTATGGTCAGCGCGATAAGGATATAGAGCTAGAGGTAGGGGCGGTTATACTGGCTACGGGTTATGATGCGTTTGAGGCCGAGCTTAAGCCGGAGTATGGCTACGGCTCATACAGAAACGTCGTTACCAGTATGGAATACGAGCGCATTATGAGCGCCTCCGGCCCGTATGGCGGCCATATAAAGCGCCCGGACGGCAAAGAACCCAAGCGCATAGCCTTTCTTCAATGCGTAAGTTCGCGGGATGCCAAATGCAATCGGGAATACTGTTCTTCGGTATGTTGTATGTACGCTATGAAAGAGGCTGTTATAACCAGAGAGCATATTAAATCCGTAGAGGATCTGTCGATCTATTATATGGATATGCGCGCATTCGGCAAGGATTTCGAACGGTATTATGAGAATGCCAAGAAACAGGGGATAAATTTCGTGCGCAGCCGTGTGGCTGAGATAGTAGAAGATAGCGATACCCATAACTTGAAGCTCTATGCCGTGGATGAACAGGGTAGCGTCAGCGAGGACGAATTCGACATGGTGGTATTGTCAGTCGGATTGGTGCCGCGCCCGGATGTGGTGGAATTATGCCAACGCGCCGGCATAAAAACCGATCGTTACGGTTTTGTGTATGCAGGAAGCATGGCTCCCATACAGACAACGCGTGAGGGCGTATTGGCGTGCGGTGTGCTGACAGGTCCCAAGGACATACCCGAAACGGTATATGAGGCTAGCGGTGCGGCATCATTGGCCGCTCAACTGGTAAAGGATCTGACCGGTCCGGAGATACCAAAGCCCGAAGAGGTTCCTATGCGCGATATAGGCAGAGAGCGGCCGCGCATAGGGGTATTCGTATGCCATTGCGGTACCAACATAGCCGGAGTGGTCGACGTCAAAGCTGCGGCGGAATATGCCAGGACATTGCCATATGTGGAGTATGTGGATGATACCATGTATGCCTGCGCCGCGGATACGCAGGGCTTTATAGCCGATATGATAAAGGAGCATAACCTGAACCGCGTGGTGGTGGCCTCGTGCACGCCCAGAACGCATGAACCGCTGTTTCAGGACGTATTGAGGAAATCGGGGCTTAACCCTTATTTGTTCACCATGGTCAATATAAGGGATCAATGCTCGTGGGTGCATATGGATTACCCGGAGGAAGCCACCGAAAAGGCAAAGGACCTTATAAGGATGGCGGTGGCTAAAGCATACTATGCCCAACCGCTGCAGCAGCAGGTATTGCCTAAAGATAGCAGCGCGCTGGTCATAGGTGGCGGATTGGCCGGGATGACATCGGCGTTGTCGTTAGCTAAGCAGGGCTATAAGGTATACCTTGTGGAAAAAGAACCCGTATTGGGCGGAAACGCAAGGCTGATGAATATGTCCGCAAGAGGCCGTTCATTCGAACAATACATGGATGAGCTGACCGAAAGCGTGTACGATCATCCGTATATTACCGTCTTAACATCGGCCCATATCAGTGGAGTGGAAGGCTATGTAGGTAACTTCGTTACTACGATGCAAAAGGGGCGGGATACTATAAAATTAAACCACGGCGTGATCATAGTGGCGGTGGGCGCCAATGAGGCTGTTCCGACCGAATATCTATACGGCCAACATCCGGCCGTCATGACGCAGCTCAAGCTGGAGCGCCAAATCAAGCATCATGTTGACGATTTCAAGGGTAAACGCGTCGTCATGATACAATGCGTCGGTTCCAGGGAGCCTCAGCGGCCTTATTGCAGCCGCGTATGCTGCACGCAGGCGGTTAAGAACGCCTTATACCTGAAAGAGATGGATCCCACTATACAAATTACTATATTGTATCGCGAAATGCGCACTTATGGCATGAACGAATTATATTACGAGAAAGCGCGTCGGTTAGGCGTGGATTTTGTCCGCTACGATGTGGATGATAAGCCGCGCGTCACAGTCGATGAAGATGATTTGAATAAAGTAAACGTCGAATTTTATGAGCATTTAATAGGCCGGACGTTGAAAATAAAAGCCGATTATCTCATATTGAGCGCCGCCATAGAGGCGGACAGAGAAAGTAATGCCGAGCTGTCCAAGATGCTTAAGGTGCCGATAAATCAGGATGGATTCTTCCTTGAAGCCCACATGAAGCTCAGGCCGGTAGAGTTTGCCACAGACGGGATATTCCTGTGCGGCATGGCCCATGCGCCTAAGAATGCCGACGAGGTAATAGCCCAGGCGCAGGGTGCGGCGGCTCG